In Primulina huaijiensis isolate GDHJ02 unplaced genomic scaffold, ASM1229523v2 scaffold27947, whole genome shotgun sequence, one DNA window encodes the following:
- the LOC140967759 gene encoding metal transporter Nramp7.2-like has protein sequence MTLVQIQDTPQWKKTLGFIGPGFLVSVAYLDPGNLETDLQAGADHKYELLWIVFAGLSFALIVQSRSANLGVATGKHLAEHCKTDYPNPVKYCLWILAEIAVIAADIPQVIGTAFAFNILLGVPIWSGVLLAGLNTLLVLGLQRYGIRKLEITIGILVLVVGGCFCSVMAYAKPNPKEIMKGMFIPELRTSSATRDAIALLGALIMPHNLFLHSALVISRKISRTSDSIRSASKYFLLESGLALFIAFLINVAVVSVTGSVCSNPNITLENKNHCNNITLDSASFLLKNALGKWSSKLYAVSLLASGQSSTVTGTYAGQYIMQGFLDLKMELWLRNLVTRCIVILPSLMVGIIGGASGAARLIIIASMILSFELPFALVPLLKFTSSAAKMGEHKNSIMVNIVLWLLGFCSIAINMYFLGSTVIGWITSHQMPKAAAVGAGMLIIPVAILYIALLVYLTLKKEIPNINPRDSILSPGVSSERESNNGNQRISTEITEIQMEEI, from the exons ATGACATTGGTGCAAATTCAAGACACCCCTCAATGGAAGAAGACACTTGGGTTCATCGGCCCTGGATTCTTAGTCTCTGTCGCCTATCTTGATCCTGGAAACT tggaaacagatttACAAGCCGGGGCAGACCACAAATATGAA TTGCTATGGATTGTGTTTGCCGGGCTCAGCTTCGCGCTCATCGTTCAATCGCGTTCCGCAAATCTTGGGGTGGCTACAG GAAAACATCTGGCCGAACACTGTAAAACGGACTACCCGAATCCGGTAAAATATTGCCTCTGGATATTGGCGGAAATTGCAGTTATAGCAGCCGACATACCCCAAG TGATAGGTACAGCCTTTGCTTTCAACATTCTCCTGGGTGTACCCATTTGGTCTGGGGTTCTACTGGCTGGACTTAATACACTTCTCGTCCTTGGCTTGCAAAGATACGGC ATAAGAAAGTTGGAAATTACAATTGGAATACTGGTGTTGGTTGTGGGAGGATGCTTCTGTTCAGTGATGGCATATGCGAAGCCTAATCCAAAAGAGATTATGAAAGGAATGTTCATCCCCGAATTGAGAACTTCAAGTGCAACAAGAGATGCCATTGCCCTTTTGGGAGCTCTCATTATGCC GCATAATTTGTTCCTTCATTCAGCGTTGGTGATCTCAAGAAAGATATCGCGTACATCGGATAGCATAAGG AGTGCAAGCAAGTACTTTTTACTAGAAAGTGGGCTAGCCTTGTTCATTGCATTCCTCATCAATGTGGCTGTTGTCTCTGTGACTGGTAGTGTCTGTTCCAATCCTAACATCACTTTGGAGAACAAGAACCATTGCAACAATATCACCCTCGACTCCGCCTCTTTTCTACTCAAG AACGCTCTCGGAAAGTGGAGCTCGAAGCTGTACGCGGTGTCCTTGCTCGCCTCTGGCCAGAGTTCGACTGTAACGGGGACTTATGCCGGTCAATATATCATGCAG GGCTTTTTAGATTTGAAAATGGAGCTTTGGTTACGGAACCTAGTGACAAGATGTATAGTCATCCTTCCAAGCTTAATGGTCGGTATCATTGGTGGTGCTTCTGGAGCAGCTAGATTGATCATCATCGCCTCG ATGATATTATCCTTCGAACTGCCATTTGCATTGGTACCACTCCTCAAGTTCACAAGCAGTGCGGCCAAGATGGGAGAGCACAAGAATTCCATTATG GTAAATATTGTCCTGTGGCTTCTTGGGTTCTGCTCAATCGCAATCAACATGTATTTCTTAGGTTCAACTGTCATAGGATGGATTACCAGTCATCAGATGCCCAAGGCAGCAGCAGTCGGTGCCGGAATGTTGATAATTCCAGTGGCTATACTTTACATTGCCCTTTTAGTATACTTGACACTTAAGAAAGAAATACCCAACATAAATCCCCGGGATTCGATTTTGAGTCCCGGAGTATCCTCCGAACGAGAGTCGAATAATGGAAATCAGAGGATCAGTACTGAGATTACTGAGATTCAAATGGAAGAAATATAA
- the LOC140967748 gene encoding dof zinc finger protein DOF5.7-like: MMSHDDKILAGKDDSHGSTSRRSAAAKPQEASAAALKCPRCDSTNTKFCYYNNYNLTQPRHFCKTCRRYWTKGGALRNVPIGGGCRKNKKIKSFQRVPGDPKEENGPSDIGGFRFFQGISPAMDFQLGGLNFQRLQPSNTTNLFNQFPSYGNLANICGTTSSGPHLILDPSPTSSPHLGLISTTQGFQEMGSSNLRSNLASSIESLSSINQDLHLKLQQQRLSMKYVGNNQKENSTNIPSVSDHIIEPLVQKPQPILFQNLDISKQDYSNPIGISRKEGAAENLSTEWFFENSYAIMTPNAPATSRSYANEITSNWSGSQAWSSDLSHYNSLP, from the coding sequence ATGATGTCACATGATGATAAAATCCTCGCCGGAAAAGATGATAGCCACGGATCCACCAGCCGGAGAAGTGCTGCCGCCAAGCCGCAAGAGGCGTCCGCGGCCGCCCTCAAGTGCCCAAGGTGCGATTCAACAAACACCAAGTTTTGCTACTACAATAACTACAACCTTACACAGCCAAGGCATTTCTGCAAGACATGTAGAAGGTACTGGACTAAAGGTGGTGCATTACGCAACGTGCCGATTGGAGGAGGTTGCAGgaagaacaagaaaatcaagTCCTTTCAAAGGGTTCCTGGGGATCCAAAGGAGGAAAATGGGCCATCTGATATTGGAGGGTTCCGATTCTTTCAGGGTATTTCACCAGCCATGGATTTTCAGCTTGGAGGGCTGAATTTCCAGAGGCTCCAGCCTTCAAATACGACCAATCTATTCAACCAGTTTCCATCTTACGGAAATCTAGCTAACATTTGTGGCACAACCTCTTCAGGCCCACATCTTATCCTGGATCCTTCACCAACTTCCTCACCTCATTTGGGATTGATCAGTACTACTCAAGGTTTTCAAGAAATGGGATCTTCCAATCTCCGCAGCAATCTTGCATCTTCCATTGAGTCTTTGAGTTCTATAAACCAAGACCTTCACTTGAAGTTGCAGCAACAAAGATTATCCATGAAGTACGTAGGAAATAATCAGAAAGAGAACAGTACAAATATTCCATCAGTATCAGATCATATTATTGAACCACTTGTTCAAAAACCCCAGCCCATTTTGTTTCAGAATCTAGATATTTCAAAGCAAGATTACTCGAATCCAATTGGGATTTCAAGGAAAGAGGGTGCAGCTGAAAATTTATCTACTGAGTGGTTTTTTGAGAATTCTTATGCAATAATGACTCCAAATGCTCCAGCAACAAGTAGAAGCTATGCAAATGAGATAACTAGCAACTGGAGTGGGAGTCAGGCATGGAGTTCTGACTTGAGTCACTACAATTCACTGCCGTAA